A DNA window from Comamonas fluminis contains the following coding sequences:
- the fur gene encoding ferric iron uptake transcriptional regulator, with protein sequence MKNIDELKSTGLKATLPRLKILEIFQTGAQRHMTAEDVFRVLLDERSDIGLATVYRVLTQFEQAGILIRSNFESGKAVYELNEGQHHDHLVCTSCGKVEEFYDAEIEKRQNLIAKEKGWVIQDHSMALYGQCAACAARTAAK encoded by the coding sequence ATGAAAAATATTGATGAACTGAAAAGCACAGGCCTCAAGGCCACCCTGCCGCGTCTGAAAATCCTGGAAATTTTCCAGACGGGTGCCCAGCGCCACATGACGGCAGAAGACGTGTTTCGCGTGCTGCTGGACGAGCGCTCGGACATCGGCCTGGCTACGGTGTACCGCGTGCTGACGCAGTTTGAGCAGGCCGGCATTCTGATTCGCAGCAACTTCGAAAGCGGCAAGGCTGTTTACGAACTCAACGAAGGTCAGCACCACGATCACCTGGTCTGCACCAGCTGCGGCAAGGTGGAAGAGTTCTATGACGCTGAAATCGAAAAGCGCCAGAACCTGATCGCCAAGGAAAAAGGCTGGGTGATTCAGGACCACTCCATGGCTCTGTACGGCCAATGCGCAGCTTGCGCAGCCCGCACCGCCGCGAAGTAA
- a CDS encoding outer membrane protein assembly factor BamE — protein MHVQARSRAGLALTLAIAAALAGCNSIDGAAHRVANSITPYKVEVVQGNFVSKEQVQALQPGMSRQQIRDILGTPLVTSVFHSNRWEYVFTIKRPGVDPQVRKLTVFFNGDSFARAEGDEMPSESEFVASLQGMKGKPKVPQLEATEAQLAKYPARQNDDSAEASNSNLPPAAASYPPLESR, from the coding sequence ATGCATGTTCAAGCCCGTAGCCGCGCAGGTCTGGCCCTGACGTTGGCAATCGCAGCGGCACTGGCCGGCTGCAACAGTATCGATGGTGCCGCGCACCGCGTTGCCAACTCCATCACCCCCTACAAAGTGGAGGTCGTGCAGGGCAACTTTGTGTCCAAGGAACAGGTTCAGGCACTGCAGCCCGGCATGAGCCGCCAGCAGATCCGCGACATCCTGGGCACGCCGCTGGTGACCAGCGTCTTCCACTCCAACCGCTGGGAATATGTCTTCACCATCAAGCGCCCCGGTGTGGACCCACAGGTGCGCAAGCTGACCGTCTTCTTCAATGGCGACAGCTTTGCCCGCGCCGAAGGTGACGAGATGCCGTCCGAATCTGAATTCGTGGCCAGCCTGCAAGGCATGAAGGGCAAACCCAAGGTGCCCCAGCTCGAAGCCACGGAAGCCCAGCTGGCCAAATACCCGGCCCGCCAGAATGACGACAGCGCCGAAGCCAGCAACAGCAACCTGCCCCCCGCTGCCGCCAGCTACCCACCGCTGGAATCGCGCTAA
- the dapB gene encoding 4-hydroxy-tetrahydrodipicolinate reductase produces the protein MTASPSSTPRQRVAVAGASGRMGHMLIEAILNSSDCELAAALDRADSPSIGTDPSAFLGKPSGLKIESDVHSALSKADCLIDFTRPEGTMEHLAVAADLGVGVVIGTTGFSDAQKAQIGEFAKKTAVVLSANMSAGVNVTFKLLEMAAKALKEGGYDIEIVEAHHKHKVDAPSGTALKMGEVIAEAQGTNLADRAVYERYGHTGERKADSIGFATVRGGDIVGDHTVLFAGTGERIEISHKSSSRAGYANGSLRAVGYLADKKTGQYDMYDVLNLR, from the coding sequence ATGACCGCATCTCCCTCCTCCACACCCCGCCAGCGCGTTGCCGTGGCAGGTGCCTCCGGCCGCATGGGCCACATGCTGATCGAAGCCATTCTGAACAGCAGCGACTGCGAACTAGCCGCTGCGCTGGACCGCGCTGACAGCCCCTCCATCGGCACCGATCCCTCGGCCTTTCTGGGCAAGCCCAGCGGCCTGAAGATCGAAAGCGATGTGCACTCTGCACTGTCCAAGGCCGACTGCCTGATCGACTTCACCCGCCCCGAAGGAACGATGGAGCATCTGGCCGTGGCAGCTGACCTGGGCGTGGGCGTGGTCATCGGCACCACCGGTTTCTCTGACGCGCAAAAAGCGCAGATTGGCGAGTTTGCCAAGAAGACGGCTGTGGTGCTGTCGGCCAATATGAGTGCCGGTGTCAACGTCACCTTCAAGCTGCTGGAAATGGCCGCCAAGGCCTTGAAGGAAGGCGGCTACGACATCGAAATCGTCGAAGCCCACCACAAGCACAAGGTCGATGCACCTTCGGGCACAGCGCTGAAGATGGGCGAAGTCATTGCCGAAGCCCAGGGCACCAACCTGGCTGACCGCGCCGTGTATGAACGCTATGGCCACACCGGCGAGCGCAAGGCTGACAGCATCGGCTTTGCCACCGTGCGCGGCGGCGACATCGTGGGCGACCACACCGTGCTGTTTGCCGGTACGGGCGAGCGCATCGAGATCTCGCACAAGTCCAGCAGCCGCGCCGGCTATGCCAATGGCAGCCTGCGCGCCGTGGGCTACCTGGCCGACAAGAAAACCGGCCAGTACGATATGTACGATGTGCTGAACCTGCGCTGA
- a CDS encoding MotA/TolQ/ExbB proton channel family protein, which translates to MSAGTWQWLAQGDTVTRGTAAVMLLMSVLSWVVILYKLWFMARARQSVPRAMQAFWQMPDLPQAQTRVQALDTQGLVRPMADAVAGQAQEAPGASLGQNAAPGQRLMRQLRAALGESSRQLQWGQTLLATIGATAPFVGLLGTVWGIHHALGTLAGSGQVDIAQLAGPVGEALIMTAAGLAVALPAVLAYNLLGRAASTLEALLEGFAHDLHAQFGQSTD; encoded by the coding sequence ATGTCCGCAGGAACATGGCAATGGCTGGCACAGGGCGACACCGTCACACGCGGCACAGCAGCGGTGATGCTGCTCATGTCCGTGCTCAGCTGGGTCGTCATCCTCTACAAGCTATGGTTCATGGCCCGCGCCCGCCAAAGCGTGCCCCGCGCCATGCAGGCCTTCTGGCAAATGCCCGACCTGCCGCAGGCGCAGACCCGCGTGCAGGCGCTGGATACACAAGGGCTGGTGCGCCCCATGGCCGATGCGGTGGCAGGCCAGGCCCAGGAAGCGCCAGGCGCCTCTCTGGGCCAGAACGCCGCGCCCGGCCAGCGCCTGATGCGCCAGCTGCGCGCCGCACTGGGCGAATCTTCACGCCAGCTGCAGTGGGGCCAGACCCTGCTGGCCACCATTGGTGCCACCGCCCCCTTTGTCGGCCTGCTGGGCACCGTCTGGGGCATACACCACGCACTGGGCACGCTGGCGGGCAGCGGTCAGGTCGATATTGCCCAGCTGGCTGGCCCCGTGGGTGAAGCGCTGATCATGACGGCCGCAGGCCTTGCCGTGGCCCTGCCCGCCGTGCTGGCCTACAACCTGCTGGGCCGCGCCGCCAGCACGCTGGAAGCCCTGCTGGAAGGCTTTGCCCACGACCTGCACGCCCAATTCGGGCAAAGCACAGACTGA
- a CDS encoding ExbD/TolR family protein: MPFGRMSSRTGSDTPINSINVTPLVDVMLVLVVIFILAAPMLAASLRVQLPKAQAATPKTQVAQGNALMVEVNPQGEIWLHGTATADAAVQQQLQDLGQRNPQAEVQLRADTSVPYGRVVQIMGWAHAAGLTRIGFVTDPRPAATASTTTPAR, translated from the coding sequence ATGCCATTCGGACGCATGAGCAGCCGCACCGGCAGCGACACCCCCATCAACAGCATCAACGTCACGCCGCTGGTCGATGTGATGCTGGTGCTCGTCGTCATCTTCATCCTGGCCGCGCCCATGCTGGCCGCCAGCCTGCGCGTGCAACTGCCCAAAGCCCAGGCCGCCACACCCAAAACCCAGGTGGCACAAGGCAATGCGCTGATGGTCGAAGTCAACCCGCAGGGCGAAATCTGGCTGCACGGCACAGCCACTGCCGATGCTGCAGTGCAGCAGCAACTGCAAGACCTGGGCCAGCGCAACCCGCAGGCCGAAGTCCAGTTGCGCGCCGACACCAGCGTGCCCTATGGCCGCGTCGTACAAATCATGGGCTGGGCCCATGCTGCGGGCCTCACCCGCATCGGCTTTGTGACCGACCCCAGGCCAGCAGCCACAGCCTCCACCACCACGCCTGCACGCTGA
- a CDS encoding HPF/RaiA family ribosome-associated protein produces the protein MQVQVHADDSIQGGESLAQWAQEEINTKLARLKEYVVRVEVFLTGVDALKATGGPGKRCVLETRATGRPPIAVNAEAEKVKDAFSAAIEKLKRAVETDLDKVKDKNLRESVRGVDDPSAENAATA, from the coding sequence ATGCAAGTACAGGTTCATGCCGACGATTCCATCCAGGGTGGAGAATCTCTGGCTCAATGGGCGCAGGAGGAAATCAATACCAAATTGGCCCGCCTGAAAGAGTATGTGGTGCGTGTGGAGGTCTTTCTCACGGGCGTGGACGCCCTCAAGGCCACCGGCGGCCCCGGCAAGCGATGCGTGCTGGAAACCCGGGCCACTGGCCGTCCCCCCATTGCGGTGAACGCCGAAGCCGAAAAGGTCAAAGACGCTTTCAGCGCCGCGATTGAAAAGCTCAAACGTGCGGTGGAAACCGACCTGGACAAGGTCAAGGACAAGAATCTGCGCGAGAGCGTTCGGGGTGTGGATGACCCCAGTGCGGAGAACGCAGCGACGGCCTGA